AAAAAACAATACTAGATACCAATAAATATATAAAATTTATAATCATCTTTTTAGAGAAAATCTAACAAATTTGCCATTATCTAGGCATGATCATAATTATCACTTTTTTATCCCACAATTTTTTTTTAAATTGGAAAAGTTATACAAAAAACAATAAAAACAAATTTTTTTTTTTTAACTTTTTATCTTAAACATTTTCGATTTTAGTAAATCAACTCTTTTTCGATTCACTCCCAAATCACTTTCTCCAACTCTTGATTCTGATCTTATTGATAAGATGTTTGACTCAGGTAGAAAGGATACTTCTAAATCGTCTACATACTTCAACCATTTACTGGTTGCCTCAGCATGAAGATAATCGCCATCAATTTCTATAATCACAGTCCTTGGAGTGTTTTCGATAAATGTTTTAATC
This window of the Prochlorococcus sp. MIT 1314 genome carries:
- a CDS encoding DUF1499 domain-containing protein — encoded protein: MKIVFFAILICSSFLFPSSSYASHVELKPCVEIAHCVREEWEVNNIEKPFEEIKTFIENTPRTVIIEIDGDYLHAEATSKWLKYVDDLEVSFLPESNILSIRSESRVGESDLGVNRKRVDLLKSKMFKIKS